Part of the Sporomusa termitida genome, GCAAAGAGGGCGAGGGCTTTAAAATTGCCATGAGCACCCTTGACGGCGGCCGGATTGGCGTAGCCGCCCAGGCGCTGGGCATTGCCCAGGCGGCGCTGGAGCATGCGGTCAAGTACGCCAAAGAACGGGTTCAGTTTGGGAAGCCGATTGCGGCTAATCAGGCCATTGCTTTTATGCTGGCCGATATGGCGACAAAAGTGGATGCCGCCCGGCTGCTGGTTTACCGCGCCGCCTATCTGAAAGATCAGGGCCGGCCGTATTCAAAGGAAGCGGCGATGGCCAAACTGTATGCTTCCGATGCGGCGATGGCGGTTACTATCGATGCGGTGCAAATCTTTGGCGGCTACGGGTACAGCCGCGAGTATCCGGTGGAACGGCTGCTGCGCGATGCTAAGATTACCCAGATTTATGAAGGCACAAATCAGGTCCAGCGTATGGTTATCGCGGCCGGTGTGCTGAGGTAACGCCGCTGGGCTGTGTAGCAGATGACAGGGGGAGAGAGAGTAATGGAAATCGTTGTTTGTGTCAAGCAGGTGCCTGACACGGCCGAAGTAAAAATTGATCCGGTGACAAATACCCTCATCCGCCAGGGGGTGCCGAGTATTGTCAATCCTTTTGACAAAAACGCGGTGGAGGCGGCTATCCAGCTCCGGGAAAAATACGGGGGCCGGGTTACTGTTATTTCGATGGGGCCGCCTCAGGCTCAGGACGCTCTGAAAGAATGTATAGCTATGGGGGCCGATGAGGCCCTGCTCATTAGTGACCGGGCTTTCGGCGGTGCCGATACCCTGGCCACCAGCTATACGCTGGCGGCTGCCATCAAAAAAATCGATAAAGTGGATATGATACTCTGCGGCAAGCAGGCCATTGACGGGGATACCGCCCAGGTAGGGCCGGAGATGGCCGAGCATCTGGGCAGGGCCCAGGTCACCTGCGTTTCGCGGATTGAGCTTGACGGGCAGACAGTGCGGCTGGAGCGGGAACAAGAAGAAGGCTATGAGGTGATTGAAACCAGCCTGCCTGTGCTGCTTACCGTGACTAAGTCCATCAATGAGCCGCGTTATCCTACCGTAAAGGGGACAATGAAGGCCAACCGCAGGCAGATTCCGGTCTGGACAGCAGCCGAGCTGACGGTTGACCCGCAGCGGTTGGGGCTGAAAGGCTCGCCAACGCAGGTCAGGCGGATTTTTACTCCCCCCCAGCGGGTGCAGGGAGAACTGATTCAGGCCGATACCGCCCGGGAAGCGGCAGGTATGCTTATTAATAAATTGGTAGAAGCTAAGCTTGTGTAGCGGAGGGGAGAAACATGGCAGTAAAAGTTAATGCGGAAGAATGTGTCGGCTGTGGGGCCTGTGTTGCTTCCTGTCCGTTCGGCGCCTTGGTTATGCAGGCTGACAAGGCCCATATTACCGAGGCCTGTACGGCCTGTGGCGCCTGTGTGGAAATATGCCCGGTGAGTGCCATTACCCGGGAGCAGGAAGAAAAAACAGCACAAATCGATGTGGCCGCTTATAAAGACGTCTGGGTATTTGTGGAACAGACAGAGGGCCAGGCCAAAAACGTGGCTTATGAATTATTGGGCGAAGGCCGTAAGCTGGCCGATGCCATGGGACAGAAGCTGGCCGGTGTTCTGATCGGCGACAGCGTACAGCCCCTGGCCCGGGAGGTATTTGCCCGCGGGGCGGATATTGTCTATACAGTGGAAGGGCCGGAATTAAAGAACTATTCGACCGACGGTTACACCGCTGTATTTACGGACTTGATTCAAACCTACCAACCGGCTGTTGTGCTCATCGGTGCAACCAATGACGGGCGGGACCTGGGGCCCCGAGTGGCCTGCCGTGTGGGTACAGGCTTAACCGCCGATTGCACCAATCTGGGGATTGATGCCCAAACCGGGCTTGTTGCCTGGACACGCCCCGCCTTTGGCGGCAATATCATGGCAACGATTCTCTGCCCTGATCACCGGCCGCAGATGGGCACTGTCCGTCCCAAAGTATTCAAGCAGCCGGAACCGGATTATTCCCGCAGCGGGCAACTCGTACAGGTGGAAAACAAAGTAAAGGCGCAGGATATTCGCACAAGGCTCATAGAGGCTGTACGGGTTTGTACGGTAGCCTGCAATCTGGAAGAGTCGGAAATTATTGTTTCCGGCGGTCGTGGCATGGGTAAGGCTGAAAACTTTGGCCTGATTGAGGAGCTGGCCAACGTCTTAGGCGGCGCCGTA contains:
- a CDS encoding electron transfer flavoprotein subunit beta/FixA family protein — translated: MEIVVCVKQVPDTAEVKIDPVTNTLIRQGVPSIVNPFDKNAVEAAIQLREKYGGRVTVISMGPPQAQDALKECIAMGADEALLISDRAFGGADTLATSYTLAAAIKKIDKVDMILCGKQAIDGDTAQVGPEMAEHLGRAQVTCVSRIELDGQTVRLEREQEEGYEVIETSLPVLLTVTKSINEPRYPTVKGTMKANRRQIPVWTAAELTVDPQRLGLKGSPTQVRRIFTPPQRVQGELIQADTAREAAGMLINKLVEAKLV
- a CDS encoding electron transfer flavoprotein subunit alpha translates to MAVKVNAEECVGCGACVASCPFGALVMQADKAHITEACTACGACVEICPVSAITREQEEKTAQIDVAAYKDVWVFVEQTEGQAKNVAYELLGEGRKLADAMGQKLAGVLIGDSVQPLAREVFARGADIVYTVEGPELKNYSTDGYTAVFTDLIQTYQPAVVLIGATNDGRDLGPRVACRVGTGLTADCTNLGIDAQTGLVAWTRPAFGGNIMATILCPDHRPQMGTVRPKVFKQPEPDYSRSGQLVQVENKVKAQDIRTRLIEAVRVCTVACNLEESEIIVSGGRGMGKAENFGLIEELANVLGGAVGASRAVVDAGWKPQPHQVGQTGKTVGPKIYFACGISGAIQHMAGMSSSDIVIAINKDADAPIFKAADYGIVGDVLEILPALIEEFKKIKQAC